The following proteins are encoded in a genomic region of Candidatus Eisenbacteria bacterium:
- a CDS encoding IS5 family transposase (programmed frameshift), protein MAKMLVDDALWELIEPHLPRPKRSRIGRPRVPDRAALTGIVFVLQTGMPWEYLPREMGCGSGVTCWRRLRDWQQAGAWKKIHHALLTELHQAGEIDWSRAVIDSSSVRALKGGFQTGPNPTDRGRPGSKHHVLTEAQSVPLVVALTGANAHDVTQLLPLVDAIPPLQGERGRPCFRPARAQADRAYHSGPHEAALRQRNIQPVIAHRGTVHGSGLGRTRWVVERTISWLHQFKRLRVRCERRTDIHEAFLTLACILICCRIAVRTF, encoded by the exons ATGGCGAAGATGCTGGTGGACGATGCGCTGTGGGAGTTGATCGAGCCGCACTTGCCGCGGCCGAAGCGATCTCGAATCGGGCGGCCTCGGGTGCCGGATCGTGCCGCGCTGACGGGGATCGTCTTCGTGCTGCAGACGGGGATGCCGTGGGAGTACCTGCCGAGGGAGATGGGCTGCGGCTCGGGGGTCACGTGCTGGCGACGATTACGCGACTGGCAGCAGGCCGGAGCGTGGAAGAAGATCCACCACGCCTTGCTGACGGAGCTGCACCAGGCCGGCGAGATCGACTGGTCGCGGGCCGTGATCGACAGCTCGAGTGTGCGGGCGCTAAAAGGGGGCT TCCAAACGGGCCCCAATCCGACGGATCGTGGGCGTCCCGGGAGCAAGCACCACGTCCTCACCGAGGCGCAGAGTGTCCCGCTGGTGGTCGCGCTCACTGGAGCGAATGCTCATGACGTCACCCAACTCCTCCCGCTCGTCGACGCCATCCCGCCGCTCCAAGGGGAGCGCGGACGTCCGTGCTTCCGGCCCGCGCGAGCGCAGGCGGATCGGGCGTACCACTCCGGGCCGCACGAGGCCGCGCTGAGGCAGCGGAACATCCAGCCGGTCATCGCCCATCGCGGGACTGTCCACGGCAGCGGTCTGGGGAGGACGCGCTGGGTCGTCGAGCGCACGATCAGCTGGCTGCATCAGTTCAAGCGCCTCCGCGTTCGTTGCGAGCGCCGCACCGACATTCACGAAGCCTTCCTCACGCTGGCTTGCATCCTGATTTGCTGCCGCATCGCGGTGAGGACGTTTTGA
- a CDS encoding T9SS type A sorting domain-containing protein: protein MFAIARSGNTIYVGGNFATVGPASGGGVLIDPRTASCAPACPKVAGKVNAVVADDRGGWYIAGLFSSVGGTRRGNIARISATGAVEAWSAETNDEVQTLALQGPVLYVGGKFTSVANVERQHLAALSTEDGELLDWNPVANDWVMTLLAQDRKIYAGGLFTNIGGQARNYVAALDSSTGHATTWDAGIDSYPGVPQRVLALALDDSTLFVGGRFVTVRGTPRRHLAAVNTLSGTLTPWDAGVERRPDYNFDGGPRVSALLVRGSTLYVGGSFKVIGGAARQGLAALDITTGLSTSWDPKAVRDFVAGAYFNSFVAAGDTLFVAGEADSLGGSPSSYLAALSTRTGERFSWDPRPNWEISTLALADGVIYAGGAFTSMGPWVRRHDLAAFDAVTGKVTPWAPEPDYTVQDIVVQGGVVYVGGSFSFVGGQPRTGIAALDSVSGLATPWNPGVNGTVYSLAPWRGTMLLGGSFGAVGGQPRRNIAAIDETTGLPTPWNPNADDIVYTIVPGDSVIYVGGWFGSIGGQVRASLAAIDPQGGFPTTWTPSTDGIVNKIAILGGTIFVGGEFNFVNGQQRDGLAAISSVGDLTPWSANASRRILALAASDSTVYAGGGFSFVGGEPRFCIAALNAHTGAVREWYPTPDGIVWCLAATDTRVYAGGAFARMGVWPQASFAVMTPADYAGPGTLPTDFFVQSAPNPARESAMIRYTLPVPATVTMTVFDLHGRVVACPLSGASQTAGLHQVPLSTSDLRPGCYFYRLEAGRLSATRKMVVIR, encoded by the coding sequence GTGTTTGCGATCGCTCGATCGGGAAACACAATCTACGTGGGTGGCAACTTCGCCACCGTGGGCCCGGCCTCGGGCGGGGGCGTTCTCATCGACCCGCGAACAGCGTCCTGCGCGCCCGCCTGCCCAAAGGTCGCTGGCAAGGTGAACGCTGTCGTCGCCGATGATCGCGGCGGATGGTACATCGCGGGATTGTTCAGCTCCGTGGGCGGGACACGACGTGGGAATATAGCGCGCATCTCCGCTACCGGGGCGGTTGAGGCGTGGTCGGCTGAAACCAATGACGAGGTGCAGACACTCGCGCTCCAGGGCCCGGTGCTGTACGTCGGCGGCAAGTTCACGTCCGTCGCCAATGTTGAACGACAACATCTTGCCGCCCTGAGCACAGAAGATGGGGAACTGTTGGATTGGAACCCTGTTGCCAATGACTGGGTGATGACCTTGCTGGCGCAGGACCGGAAGATCTACGCGGGTGGCCTGTTTACGAACATTGGTGGGCAAGCCCGAAACTACGTCGCAGCGCTTGATTCCTCCACAGGGCACGCGACGACGTGGGACGCAGGTATTGATTCATACCCCGGTGTCCCTCAACGCGTACTCGCTCTGGCGCTCGATGACTCGACTCTCTTTGTTGGGGGACGATTCGTCACCGTCCGCGGCACGCCCAGGCGGCACCTCGCGGCAGTGAACACCCTGAGTGGAACGCTCACTCCCTGGGACGCTGGAGTCGAGCGACGTCCGGACTACAACTTCGACGGTGGCCCGCGCGTATCGGCGCTGCTGGTCCGAGGAAGCACGCTCTACGTCGGGGGATCCTTCAAGGTCATTGGCGGGGCAGCCCGGCAAGGGCTGGCAGCGCTGGACATCACCACTGGGCTGTCAACATCCTGGGATCCCAAAGCCGTCAGGGACTTCGTGGCCGGGGCCTACTTCAACTCATTCGTGGCGGCGGGGGACACTCTCTTCGTAGCGGGAGAGGCGGATAGCCTCGGAGGTTCGCCAAGCAGCTACCTCGCAGCGCTGAGCACGCGGACAGGCGAGCGCTTCAGCTGGGATCCCCGTCCGAACTGGGAAATCTCGACGCTCGCTCTTGCAGATGGAGTGATCTACGCCGGCGGCGCTTTCACTTCGATGGGCCCTTGGGTGAGGCGCCATGATCTCGCCGCCTTCGATGCGGTTACGGGCAAGGTAACTCCCTGGGCACCAGAGCCGGACTACACGGTACAGGACATCGTGGTTCAGGGAGGCGTCGTGTACGTTGGTGGCTCGTTTTCATTTGTCGGCGGACAGCCGCGTACTGGGATCGCCGCGTTGGATTCGGTTTCGGGGCTCGCAACTCCGTGGAATCCGGGAGTCAACGGCACCGTCTACTCGTTGGCGCCATGGCGCGGCACAATGCTGCTCGGCGGGTCGTTCGGCGCCGTTGGTGGACAACCGCGCCGTAACATTGCCGCGATCGACGAGACGACAGGGCTCCCAACGCCGTGGAACCCGAACGCGGACGACATCGTCTACACGATTGTCCCCGGTGACTCAGTCATCTATGTTGGTGGTTGGTTCGGGAGTATTGGGGGTCAGGTGCGTGCCAGCTTGGCGGCCATCGACCCACAAGGTGGGTTCCCGACTACGTGGACACCAAGCACGGATGGGATTGTCAACAAGATCGCGATTTTGGGCGGTACGATCTTCGTTGGTGGTGAGTTCAACTTCGTCAATGGTCAGCAGCGGGACGGACTCGCCGCTATTAGTTCTGTTGGGGACCTCACCCCATGGTCCGCGAACGCGAGCCGCCGAATCCTCGCGCTGGCCGCCAGCGACAGCACCGTGTACGCCGGAGGTGGCTTCTCTTTCGTCGGGGGCGAGCCTCGCTTCTGCATTGCGGCACTGAACGCCCATACGGGTGCAGTCCGCGAGTGGTACCCAACTCCGGACGGCATCGTGTGGTGTCTGGCGGCGACCGATACACGTGTTTACGCTGGAGGCGCCTTCGCCCGAATGGGCGTTTGGCCTCAGGCGTCTTTCGCTGTCATGACACCGGCGGACTACGCCGGGCCGGGCACGCTACCCACCGACTTCTTCGTGCAGAGCGCGCCCAATCCGGCGCGGGAGAGCGCCATGATCCGGTACACGTTGCCAGTTCCGGCGACCGTCACGATGACCGTGTTTGACCTTCACGGTCGGGTAGTCGCTTGCCCTCTATCAGGCGCCTCCCAAACAGCTGGCTTGCATCAAGTGCCCCTCTCCACCAGCGACCTCCGACCGGGCTGCTACTTCTACCGACTTGAAGCTGGCAGGCTGAGCGCGACACGCAAGATGGTGGTTATCAGATAG
- a CDS encoding YaiI/YqxD family protein: MAGDSRRAVEGQGSQPCAAQVSGRLSIPMRIYVDADACPVKPEVYRVAKRHGVGVTLVAATWLRVPPVQDVALEVVEAGLDAADEWIASHAGAGDVVVTADIPLAARCVANGARVLGPTGQPFTEENVGEALATRNLLADLRGAGLETTTGPAPFDARDRSRFLQALDETLHALRRE, from the coding sequence ATGGCCGGCGACTCGCGGCGGGCGGTCGAGGGCCAGGGGTCCCAGCCCTGCGCAGCCCAGGTCTCCGGGAGGCTGTCCATCCCCATGCGAATCTACGTGGACGCCGACGCCTGCCCCGTGAAGCCCGAGGTCTATCGCGTCGCGAAGCGCCACGGCGTGGGCGTGACGCTGGTGGCCGCGACGTGGCTGCGCGTGCCGCCGGTCCAGGACGTCGCGCTCGAGGTGGTCGAGGCGGGCCTCGACGCGGCGGACGAGTGGATCGCGTCGCACGCGGGAGCCGGCGACGTCGTGGTCACGGCCGACATCCCGCTCGCGGCGCGATGCGTCGCGAACGGGGCGCGCGTGCTGGGGCCGACGGGGCAGCCGTTCACCGAGGAGAACGTCGGCGAGGCGCTGGCGACGAGAAACCTGCTCGCCGACCTCCGCGGCGCGGGGCTCGAGACCACGACCGGTCCCGCGCCCTTCGACGCGCGCGACCGCTCGCGCTTCCTGCAGGCGCTGGACGAGACGCTCCACGCGCTGCGCCGCGAATGA